The segment TCGAAATGCCCTTCGTGCTGGTCTTCCCCGAGCAGCACCCGCTGCGGCAAAAGGAAAGAGTCACGTGGGCCGACGTGGGCGACTACCCCTTCATTTCACTGCAGGGCCAGTTCACGGAACGCCTGCTGCGCGACATGCACGGCAGCTTCCGCGAGCTGTCGCTTAACCCCTACAATGAAGTGACGTTCATGACGACGGCGCTGGCCATGGTCAGCGCCAACCTGGGCATCACGGTCTGCCTGCCGTACGCGGAACCGATGGTCAAACTATATCAATTGCAGATGCGCGCCCTGCACGAACCGGAACTGACGCGGCGCTTTTTCGTGTACACGAAGACGGGGCGGTCGCTGTCGCCGGCTGCCGAAAGCTTCATGGCCTTCCTGTTCCAGTTCGTCGAGACGCACGAGTGGAACGTGGGAGCGGGCGGTCCAGCCGGCGCCGTTTTATAATCCACCATCGCCCCTTCACCGCTTACACCATGACCCAGCCTGACCAGAACGACCTGTCCGCCATCGACGCCGCCACCATCGCCATCAACCAGCGCATGAACAAATTCGACGGCCATGCACAGGTTTGGCTGTTCGGCTATGGCTCGCTGATCTACAAGGCGGACTTTCCGTATATCGAACGCCGCCCCGCCAGCATCGCCGGTTGGACGCGGCGCTTCTGGCAAGGCTCGCACGACCACCGCGGCACGCCGATGGCGCCGGGCCGGGTCGCGACCATCGTGCCGCAGGCCGGCGCCGTGTGCGACGGCATGGCCTACCTGATCACGCCCGAAGTCTTCGCCCACCTCGACCATCGCGAAAAGAACGGCTATTTGCGCCTGGCCACCGACATCACCTTCGAGGACGGCGGCAAGGTCGAAGGCCTCGTGTACATCGCCAACGAGGAAAACGCCGCTTTCCTGGGCGCCGCCCCGGAACTGGACATCGCGCGCCAGATCGCCCGATCAAACGGACCCAGCGGCCCGAACAGCGAATACCTGCTGCA is part of the Janthinobacterium sp. 67 genome and harbors:
- a CDS encoding gamma-glutamylcyclotransferase, coding for MDAATIAINQRMNKFDGHAQVWLFGYGSLIYKADFPYIERRPASIAGWTRRFWQGSHDHRGTPMAPGRVATIVPQAGAVCDGMAYLITPEVFAHLDHREKNGYLRLATDITFEDGGKVEGLVYIANEENAAFLGAAPELDIARQIARSNGPSGPNSEYLLHLASALRELGKSDPHVFAIEQHLAHIQAKTHDNAA